One stretch of Arachis hypogaea cultivar Tifrunner chromosome 20, arahy.Tifrunner.gnm2.J5K5, whole genome shotgun sequence DNA includes these proteins:
- the LOC112782496 gene encoding polyadenylate-binding protein-interacting protein 12, whose translation MAVAENAGAKIGSSSQNLDNSVVSSDTTEMEKSKARSGGGGGGGGGGGAVNGGGGDQNLNGVFNQDRGANTVVSVPNGNYKAQVGQIRNGFDGNGVQGQQMVVNNDGYVGINAVRNGENCGESYKREMRDLEELLSKLNPMAEEFVPPSLANSHGYLAGPGGAAGFGFANNFVLHNNYGNANGQTNRRRKNGYSQGKRRANNKMDMEKREEMIRRTVYVSDIDQLVTEEQLAALFLNCGQVVDCRVCGDPNSILRFAFIEFTDEDGARAALSLSGTMLGYYPLRVLPSKTAIAPVNPTFLPRSEDEREMCSRTIYCTNIDKKLTQADVKSFFESICGEVHRLRLLGDYHHSTRIAFVEFALAESAIAALSCSGVILGALPIRVSPSKTPVRSRAPRTAMH comes from the exons ATGGCTGTTGCTGAGAATGCTGGGGCCAAAATCGGTTCTTCCAGTCAAAATTTGGACAACAGTGTTGTCTCATCGGACACCACTGAGATGGAGAAATCAAAGGCAAGGtccggcggcggcggcggcggcggcggaggTGGAGGTGCTGTCAACGGTGGTGGTGGTGATCAGAATCTGAACGGTGTATTCAACCAAGATAGAGGTGCAAACACTGTTGTGTCAGTCCCTAACGGTAATTACAAGGCTCAGGTGGGTCAGATTCGAAATGGGTTTGATGGAAACGGTGTCCAGGGTCAACAGATGGTGGTCAACAATGATGGGTATGTTGGGATTAATGCGGTAAGGAATGGGGAGAACTGTGGTGAGAGTTATAAGAGGGAGATGAGGGATTTGGAGGAGCTTCTGTCAAAGTTGAACCCCATGGCTGAGGAGTTTGTGCCGCCGTCGCTCGCCAACAGTCACGGTTACTTGGCTGGTCCTGGTGGTGCTGCTGGTTTTGGATTCGCCAACAATTTTGTGCTCCACAATAATTATGGCAATGCTAATGGCCAGACTAACAGAAGG AGGAAGAATGGCTATAGTCAAGGGAAGCGTAGAGCGAATAATAAGATGGATATGGAGAAAAGGGAAGAGATGATTAGGAGGACTGTTTATGTGTCTGACATTGATCAGCTG GTTACCGAAGAGCAGCTGGCAGCTCTCTTTCTTAACTGTGGCCAG GTCGTTGACTGCCGCGTATGCGGGGATCCCAATTCTATTCTTCGGTTTGCTTTCATTGAGTTTACGGATGAAG ATGGTGCAAGGGCTGCTTTGAGCCTATCTGGAACTATGCTCGGATATTATCCACTTAGAGTGCTACCTTCAAAAACTGCCATTGCACCTGTCAACCCAACATTTTTGCCCAGG TCTGAAGATGAACGAGAGATGTGCTCAAGAACAATCTATTGCACAAATATCGACAAGAAG CTCACTCAAGCAGATGTCAAAAGCTTCTTTGAATCTATATGTGGAGAG GTTCACCGCTTGAGGCTTCTTGGAGATTACCATCATTCAACTCGAATTGCATTCGTTGAGTTTGCACTG GCTGAGAGTGCAATAGCAGCTCTGAGCTGCAGTGGTGTGATTTTGGGTGCACTGCCTATAAG GGTAAGTCCATCGAAGACACCAGTCCGTTCCCGTGCTCCACGCACTGCTATGCACTGA